From Aedes albopictus strain Foshan chromosome 1, AalbF5, whole genome shotgun sequence, one genomic window encodes:
- the LOC134283919 gene encoding serine/arginine repetitive matrix protein 2-like (The sequence of the model RefSeq protein was modified relative to this genomic sequence to represent the inferred CDS: added 410 bases not found in genome assembly), with protein sequence MTKQTVTSGPEAGASASCSKSEPLVSGFELLIKEIRTQIVESKTEDTVLIGNCPQNVTEEEINKFFCGFATIVRLQQVTHKPLTTNVFIAKFDSAESASRSKVLNTLSLNGKKILLLQPDEKHFVDKKNVVELNGLQEHSEEVIYDHMTTFGNVSFVLKTTTVTYVVFEEPSAVEASCRCDYLDQYPVTIRSVLDGSTGASIETCILEQIDQNSSLLVDEEEGQINNFMQLLDMENLDDYLEADEKDKSSGSDKPLLEVGNEEIIVAEEDTVQDGEAGADVAAIEQRALQSQENAKDSTVLIDERTRRILQLSGNELRLDDLPQLMVAVRKVSKRVKIGPKKNSTTKPSGNEETTLKKKKQKDGKEKSPERKKKTGDPGVSKVKKKNKEDKERSAEKKKVEGEHVKDGVVTSSKVEVKQEKPPEDPGASKVKKKNKEDKERSVEKKKVDEAHVKEGVVTSSKVEAKQEKTPEKLEKKHVVENQGKNVCMSAGASEKKETVPEKPKESTESSDKPQKKKKEVKVEKEVEPAAKPEIPSEVQEVSDKQAEHQKLSKKVFVQLTKLSPEQIEILSTVQKKSAASQVKADDVPVKQEKKSEVAVPVKKRKPGPNKEAMKKHFESKKAGASEEITKKSAKRVLSDSEEEQSKASKASQKTPETSPSQKKPKKPKHDKPVEKESPSDTQQVKKEEPAASLEKPIEEPTTDTYVEKIDHTTADIAEPAVDESIKISESVPDIANTVEIGQLESSAIDMESDEEQPLVIDEPPEEVIETLSIEEKKQERVCVVLDARSASLLKGKTHGENRLFIDVLPKLQVKLKRVSSSDYVVVRPKEHIKKAVDHHVKPASKKVSFDDSSTKKKEDKMEKPRKTNLDRIDSKFLPANSKLKSKVKSKTDINHKKHLPVPELPIELKTHLNTSFKIPKKDSKVTPASIDRNASELNCLHKETVDPDAQRKRYQKERKPRDHTNKNRDWKQNRADKSGGLPKEREPSPVDFFDPSFDDHSPSPQRVPPTPPQSDPAVVPATGPSKPAPWKENRKFEAPKRADKPTFQEIWNIPQKKPEVWAQPPWEAKNAAPSTLGGGDTWDSEPVQKPLREQNLPSDSRDRWSPGPKPRAQQQKNTIDSGESWSPGGAAPRNPQQTNDQHAPRSTNPPKRSMIQDRPRGRSRSPRQDRLNNTISTGDMWDDGDPVSAPRKEPSPKRNISQNRTQNPLLGGDTWDDDDQEPTGLASSPMDRRSLSNEPPAFNRPSPDRRRPNQSPGRTRSPPDRRRRSADRSPVRPNRAGRMQSPDRRNFRRSRSRERSPMHRSRSPAQQRRRSLERWRPGVSRSPERRNFVRERSPLDRRRRSRSRSPQGRRRGPPFEGSRSPVPQPRTGLNLAPTDMWDADRSQPQRLSPRRDTFRNTLLSGGGNWDDDIVPLRGRSVDSPPRLRDSLSDRIALRDQRFPMDRLSPSFERRRSPSRDHARDRLLSGRRETSFDRSLMFEGSNNRWNRDRSSDRRKRSRSRSPERWRNSMEHSPVQRRRSFEDRSPGYQKTLDYWKAVEDQEMGNLSPSRSTGERIDSPERWSPRDILEPGDRSWSPPPPKVREMERHKSRIDSEEIWANEPKPKYQRDEVGGSYSPSTALDAISSEDECDFGKSRGGRKEPSATIPLKLPRRSQSPISKLSVAAVSALDRDRDASRDSFDSIPSYNEVDPKTFGNEDSRPAKEATQSTFKPSIKTDNVPENLSPMPQAAPDEKKTVLENLKQRAERLKKLEEMKLARQKLLAQIKNKTTVNVESTTKPEPKPSETQGHAIHTGPEFESKPIDPLKPETPTGPLPMINLPTQPPVSGPELTTAQLAQIVSMIPACPPLPAVAVPLLPFVAAPPLPPGAAPPVPPLPADAPPPLPPDEPPPPAPPAPVELPLPSKPWELPSHFPVMLPVDVSQPPPQLTNPLFQPMEPPQMEEDKQPSQHFSNFNQDDHATDSGMAPSGLLDRFRRPQPNRGPFFNAPHGDNPRSIAPPEENRFDRAKSFNRNQFNQGGNRDPRPSFSGPNFSVPDMPEQNEPTFSFNEQTLQQGGNRDPRQQGRQQFQQHQQRFGGNQQQQQQQQQRDPRQNHAGNIYGGGRGRGGRFNRNQGNRFNNNNSGNNFNNQGNRFNNNRGNNFNNNFGGNSDNFDDSFNCDPGNDFSDNSGNNFNDNFNDDSGNNFDNNFNDDSGNDFNHGFNDNSGNNFDNNQGNRFNSNNPDNNFNNGQNNRFNNNAGNNFNNQGNRFNNNQANRFSNNPGNNFNNNNQGNRFNNNNPQQQRFNFQRNQRFNNNSNNRFNNQQQQMMQQQQQQQMFDEGCFDMNETDGGGGGGNNDADEYWDME encoded by the coding sequence AGAGCACTCGGAGGAGGTCATCTACGACCACATGACCACATTTGGCAACGTTAGCTTCGTACTGAAAACCACTACCGTGACGTACGTAGTGTTCGAAGAGCCCTCAGCAGTCGAGGCCAGTTGTCGGTGTGACTATCTGGATCAGTACCCGGTGACGATCCGCTCGGTGCTGGACGGTTCCACCGGTGCGTCCATCGAGACCTGTATCTTGGAGCAAATCGATCAGAACAGCAGTCTGCTGGTCGACGAGGAGGAAGGTCAGATCAACAATTTTATGCAGCTTTTGGACATGGAGAACTTGGACGACTACTTGGAAGCGGACGAGAAGGACAAGAGTTCCGGCTCGGATAAACCCCTCCTGGAGGTGGGCAATGAAGAGATCATTGTAGCGGAGGAGGATACTGTTCAGGATGGTGAGGCAGGTGCGGATGTTGCTGCAATCGAGCAACGAGCACTGCAGTCACAGGAGAATGCCAAGGATTCTACTGTTCTGATTGATGAACGGACAAGGCGAATATTACAGCTGAGCGGCAACGAGTTGCGGCTGGATGATTTGCCTCAGTTGATGGTAGCTGTGCGAAAGGTCTCCAAGCGTGTGAAGATTGGTCCCAAGAAAAACAGTACGACTAAGCCAAGCGGAAATGAAGAGACGACGTTAAAGAAAAAGAAGCAAAAAGATGGAAAGGAGAAGAGTCCAGAGCGTAAGAAAAAGACGGGAGATCCTGGAGTTAGTAAAGTgaagaagaaaaataaagaaGATAAGGAACGTAGTGCAGAGAAGAAGAAAGTGGAAGGAGAACACGTAAAAGATGGCGTAGTCACGAGCAGCAAAGTGGAAGTGAAACAGGAGAAACCACCGGAAGATCCAGGAGCTAGCAAAGTgaagaagaaaaataaagaaGATAAGGAACGTAGTGTAGAGAAAAAGAAAGTGGACGAAGCGCACGTAAAGGAAGGCGTAGTAACGAGCAGCAAAGTAGAAGCGAAACAGGAAAAAACACCGGAAAAACTAGAAAAGAAGCATGTTGTGGAAAATCAGGGTAAGAATGTGTGCATGTCAGCGGGTGCCAGTGAAAAGAAGGAAACCGTTCCAGAAAAACCCAAGGAAAGTACTGAAAGTAGTGATAAGCCTCAGAAGAAAAAGAAGGAAGTTAAGGTGGAAAAAGAAGTTGAACCAGCAGCAAAACCGGAAATTCCCAGTGAAGTTCAAGAAGTCAGTGATAAACAAGCGGAGCATCAGAAGTTAAGCAAAAAAGTGTTCGTGCAATTAACGAAACTGTCTCCGGAGCagattgaaattttgtccacGGTTCAAAAGAAGAGTGCCGCTAGTCAAGTGAAAGCTGATGATGTTCCAGTGAAGCAGGAGAAGAAATCAGAAGTCGCTGTGCCAGTCAAAAAGAGGAAACCAGGTCCCAACAAGGAAGCTATGAAAAAGCATTTTGAGTCGAAAAAAGCTGGGGCGAGCGAAGAGATTACCAAAAAGAGTGCAAAGCGTGTTCTCTCCGATAGTGAAGAAGAACAGAGCAAAGCATCAAAAGCGTCCCAGAAAACACCGGAAACCAGTCCATCACAAAAGAAGCCCAAGAAACCGAAACATGACAAGCCAGTCGAAAAGGAATCTCCATCGGATACACAACAAGTGAAAAAGGAAGAGCCAGCTGCAAGTCTTGAAAAGCCAATCGAAGAACCGACAACAGATACCTATGTGGAGAAAATCGACCACACAACTGCTGATATTGCCGAGCCTGCTGTAGACGAATCGATAAAGATTAGTGAGTCTGTTCCCGACATTGCAAATACGGTAGAAATAGGCCAACTGGAGTCCAGCGCCATCGATATGGAGTCCGATGAAGAACAGCCGCTGGTAATCGATGAACCTCCAGAGGAAGTTATTGAAACCCTGTCAATCGAAGAGAAGAAGCAGGAACGGGTATGCGTCGTTCTTGATGCAAGAAGCGCCAGCTTGTTGAAAGGAAAGACGCACGGTGAAAACCGTTTGTTTATTGACGTTCTACCGAAGCTACAGGTGAAACTGAAGCGGGTCTCCTCCTCAGACTATGTCGTAGTAAGACCCAAAGAACATATTAAGAAAGCCGTCGATCACCACGTGAAACCAGCGTCGAAGAAGGTATCCTTTGACGATTCGTCCACCAAGAAGAAGGAAGACAAAATGGAGAAGCCACGTAAAACCAATCTAGACAGAATCGATAGCAAGTTCCTGCCGGCTAATTCCAAGCTTAAGTCGAAGGTTAAGTCTAAGACGGATATCAACCACAAGAAGCATCTTCCGGTTCCTGAGCTGCCGATCGAACTGAAGACTCATCTCAATACGAGCTTCAAAATTCCCAAAAAGGATTCCAAGGTGACCCCGGCATCAATCGATCGTAACGCAAGTGAACTGAACTGCCTGCATAAAGAAACGGTCGATCCAGATGCACAACGGAAACGGTATCAAAAAGAACGCAAACCTCGTGATCACACCAACAAAAATCGCGACTGGAAACAGAACCGGGCCGACAAATCCGGAGGACTACCCAAGGAGCGCGAACCGTCCCCGGTGGATTTCTTTGACCCATCTTTCGATGATCACTCTCCGTCACCGCAACGGGTTCCACCTACACCACCTCAATCCGATCCTGCAGTTGTCCCGGCTACTGGTCCTTCAAAACCAGCCCCTTGGAAGGAAAATCGGAAATTTGAAGCGCCAAAACGAGCAGATAAACCTACGTTCCAGGAAATATGGAACATTCCGCAGAAGAAACCGGAAGTCTGGGCGCAGCCGCCATGGGAAGCCAAGAATGCTGCGCCGAGCACGCTCGGAGGCGGAGATACCTGGGATTCCGAACCAGTGCAAAAGCCTCTACGTGAACAGAATTTGCCATCCGATAGCAGAGACCGTTGGTCCCCGGGACCCAAGCCACGTGCCCAGCAGCAGAAAAACACCATTGATTCTGGAGAATCTTGGTCCCCGGGTGGTGCCGCTCCAAGAAATCCACAGCAAACGAACGACCAGCATGCACCTCGGTCCACAAATCCTCCCAAGCGCAGCATGATACAAGACAGGCCTCGCGGTAGGAGCAGATCACCCCGACAAGATCGGCTAAACAATACCATCTCTACGGGTGATATGTGGGATGACGGAGATCCAGTTTCAGCACCCCGCAAGGAACCATCGCCGAAAAGAAACATTAGTCAAAACCGTACTCAGAATCCTCTATTGGGAGGTGATACATGGGATGATGACGATCAAGAACCCACAGGCTTAGCGTCATCTCCAATGGATCGTCGAAGTCTGTCGAATGAACCACCTGCCTTCAATAGGCCATCTCCCGATCGACGAAGGCCAAACCAATCGCCAGGCAGGACACGATCACCACCTGATCGACGAAGACGGAGTGCGGATCGATCCCCGGTCAGACCTAACCGTGCAGGCCGAATGCAATCACCCGATCGAAGAAACTTCAGGCGAAGTCGAAGTCGGGAACGATCTCCCATGCATCGATCTCGATCTCCAGCGCAGCAGCGACGACGATCGTTGGAAAGATGGAGACCAGGCGTGAGCCGATCACCCGAGCGTAGAAACTTTGTACGTGAACGTTCGCCTCTCGACAGAAGGCGGCGCAGTCGCAGCAGATCACCGCAGGGACGTCGAAGAGGACCTCCCTTTGAGGGATCTCGTAGTCCTGTCCCACAGCCACGTACAGGTCTTAACCTTGCACCGACAGATATGTGGGACGCAGACAGGTCGCAGCCTCAGCGATTGTCACCGAGGCGCGATACTTTTCGAAATACGCTGCTTTCCGGAGGAGGGAACTGGGACGATGATATTGTGCCACTGAGAGGCAGATCCGTCGATTCACCACCGCGATTGAGAGACTCGTTGTCCGATCGTATAGCATTGCGTGATCAAAGGTTCCCCATGGACCGGTTATCGCCCAGTTTTGAAAGAAGGCGGAGCCCAAGTCGCGATCACGCTCGTGATCGCTTGCTTTCCGGACGACGAGAGACCAGTTTTGATAGGTCGCTTATGTTCGAGGGTAGCAACAATAGATGGAACCGCGATCGTTCGTCTGATCGCAGGAAGCGAAGCCGTTCAAGATCGCCAGAAAGGTGGCGCAACAGCATGGAACACTCACCGGTTCAGAGAAGACGCAGCTTCGAGGATAGAAGTCCGGGCTACCAGAAAACCTTGGACTACTGGAAGGCAGTGGAAGATCAGGAGATGGGAAACCTTTCGCCGAGTAGATCAACTGGGGAAAGAATCGATTCTCCTGAGCGATGGTCGCCACGTGATATTCTGGAACCTGGAGATAGATCATGGTCCCCGCCTCCGCCGAAGGTTAGAGAAATGGAGCGACACAAGAGTCGTATCGACTCGGAAGAAATCTGGGCAAATGAACCTAAACCCAAATACCAAAGGGATGAGGTTGGTGGATCGTACAGCCCGTCGACTGCTTTGGATGCCATCAGCTCCGAAGATGAATGTGATTTTGGCAAGTCGCGGGGTGGCAGAAAAGAGCCTTCGGCAACGATCCCGCTAAAACTTCCCCGGCGCAGCCAGTCTCCAATAAGCAAGCTTTCTGTGGCAGCAGTTTCTGCACTCGATCGTGATCGAGACGCTTCACGGGATTCCTTTGATTCTATTCCTTCATATAATGAGGTCGATCCTAAGACTTTTGGAAATGAAGATTCAAGACCTGCCAAGGAAGCTACTCAATCTACTTTCAAGCCAAGTATAAAAACAGATAACGTACCTGAGAATCTCTCTCCTATGCCGCAGGCTGCCCCGGATGAGAAGAAGACTGTCTTGGAAAACTTGAAACAGCGGGCGGAAAGACTAAAAAAGTTAGAAGAAATGAAGCTTGCTAGGCAGAAGCTTTTAGCGCAGATCAAAAACAAAACCACGGTAAACGTTGAATCGACTACTAAGCCGGAACCAAAGCCAAGTGAAACCCAAGGGCATGCGATACATACAGGACCGGAATTCGAGAGTAAGCCTATAGATCCGCTTAAACCTGAAACTCCAACGGGTCCGCTTCCGATGATCAATTTGCCCACTCAGCCTCCTGTATCTGGACCAGAATTGACCACAGCCCAGCTAGCCCagattgtttcaatgattccagCCTGCCCACCCTTACCAGCTGTAGCTGTTCCCCTCCTACCCTTCGTTGCTGCTCCTCCACTACCACCTGGAGCTGCTCCACCGGTTCCGCCACTTCCTGCAGATGCTCCTCCACCTCTACCTCCTGATGAACCTCCGCCACCAGCGCCTCCCGCTCCCGTTGAGCTGCCTCTCCCTTCGAAGCCCTGGGAGCTCCCATCCCACTTCCCTGTCATGCTGCCTGTCGATGTAAGTCAACCACCTCCTCAGTTGACCAATCCCCTGTTCCAACCGATGGAACCTCCACAAATGGAGGAAGACAAACAGCCCTCTCAGCACTTCTCGAACTTCAACCAGGATGATCACGCTACCGATTCGGGAATGGCTCCCTCAGGCTTACTGGATAGATTCCGGCGTCCGCAGCCCAACAGAGGTCCATTCTTCAACGCTCCTCATGGAGACAACCCACGCAGTATTGCCCCTCCGGAAGAAAATAGGTTCGATCGTGCGAAGAGTTTCAACAGGAACCAATTCAACCAAGGCGGCAATCGTGATCCCCGTCCAAGCTTCAGTGGCCCAAATTTCTCTGTCCCGGATATGCCGGAACAAAATGAACCCACCTTTAGCTTCAACGAACAAACCTTGCAACAAGGTGGCAACCGTGATCCGCGACAGCAAGGTCGCCAACAGTTTCAACAGCACCAACAGCGATTCGGAggcaaccagcagcagcagcagcaacaacaacagcgtgATCCACGACAGAACCATGCCGGCAACATATACGGCGGTGGCCGCGGACGAGGAGGTCGTTTCAACCGCAATCAAGGCAATAGGTTCAACAACAACAACTCTGGCAACAATTTCAACAACCAAGGCAACAGGTTCAACAACAATCGGGGaaataacttcaacaacaacttcGGTGGAAACTCGGACAACTTTGACGACAGTTTCAACTGCGATCCGGGCAACGATTTCTCGGACAATTCCGGCAACAACTTCAATGATAATTTCAACGATGATTCTGGCAACAACTTCGATAACAACTTCAACGATGATTCCGGCAATGACTTCAACCATGGCTTTAACGATAATTCCGGCAACAATTTTGATAACAACCAAGGAAATCGCTTCAACAGCAACAATCCCGACAACAATTTCAACAACGGTCAGAACAATCGCTTCAACAATAACGCTGGCAATAATTTCAACAACCAGGGCAATCGTTTCAACAACAACCAGGCCAATCGCTTCAGCAACAATCCTGGCAACAATTTCAACAACAATAACCAGGGTAATCGCTTCAATAATAATAACCCGCAACAGCAGAGGTTCAACTTCCAGCGCAATCAGCGATTCAACAACAATAGCAACAATCGCTTCAATAATCAACAGCAGCAAATgatgcaacaacagcaacagcagcagatgTTTGATGAGGGTTGTTTCGATATGAATGAAACGGATGGTGGCGGCGGAGGTGGCAACAATGACGCCGATGAATACTGGGATATGGAGTAG